From a region of the Campylobacter sp. genome:
- a CDS encoding DIP1984 family protein, whose amino-acid sequence MKLAEALILRADIQKRIEQLKSRLADNAKVQEGEKPSEEPKVLLAELEALTGELERLIVRINLTNCTAKADGKSLTELIAKRDVLTLKAGALRAFAQASAQKVDVYSRSEIKILSTVDVAALQKQVDELAKQIRQLDTTLQGANWQTDLID is encoded by the coding sequence CAAAAACGCATCGAGCAGCTAAAATCAAGGCTCGCGGATAACGCGAAGGTGCAAGAGGGCGAGAAACCTAGTGAGGAGCCAAAGGTACTACTAGCCGAGCTAGAGGCGCTTACGGGCGAGCTTGAGCGGCTAATCGTTCGGATAAATTTAACCAACTGCACTGCAAAAGCCGACGGCAAGAGCCTAACCGAGCTAATCGCCAAGCGCGATGTACTCACGCTAAAAGCTGGTGCATTGCGGGCTTTCGCGCAAGCTTCCGCGCAAAAAGTGGATGTTTATTCACGCAGCGAGATTAAAATCCTAAGCACGGTCGATGTCGCGGCGCTGCAAAAGCAGGTGGACGAGCTGGCTAAGCAGATCAGACAGCTTGATACGACGCTGCAAGGCGCGAATTGGCAGACCGATCTGATCGATTAA
- a CDS encoding tyrosine-protein phosphatase translates to MKFKTLALAVAFFFVTSANAELTTEANSINFRKTRGAEQNLADAKDAKFQNAHFKSADTAVRGANPNSSQKATLIDEAKNFYRVDELLFRSAQLDGSYAAKLHELGIKSIVNLRHFSRDGDKRAFGNQFWLASKPLQSWEIKPAQIADVLRTIRERQKEGAVLVHCYHGADRTGLVVAMYRVIYQGWSLDAARSEMIDGGYGFHSMWQDIAGFLTPQNEALVRAELGI, encoded by the coding sequence TTGAAATTTAAAACCCTTGCGCTAGCGGTCGCATTTTTCTTTGTGACGAGCGCAAACGCCGAGCTCACGACAGAAGCGAATTCCATAAATTTTAGAAAAACGAGAGGCGCGGAACAAAATCTCGCGGACGCAAAAGACGCCAAATTTCAAAACGCGCATTTTAAAAGCGCAGATACCGCAGTGCGCGGTGCAAACCCAAACTCATCGCAAAAAGCGACCCTCATCGACGAAGCGAAAAATTTCTACCGCGTGGACGAGCTGCTGTTTCGTAGCGCTCAGCTTGATGGAAGCTACGCCGCAAAGCTGCATGAGCTTGGTATCAAAAGCATCGTAAATTTGCGCCATTTTAGCAGAGACGGCGACAAAAGGGCGTTTGGGAATCAATTTTGGCTCGCAAGCAAGCCGCTTCAAAGCTGGGAGATAAAGCCCGCGCAGATCGCGGACGTCTTGCGCACCATTCGCGAGCGCCAAAAGGAGGGCGCCGTGCTCGTGCACTGCTATCACGGAGCCGATCGCACTGGGCTTGTGGTGGCGATGTACCGCGTGATCTATCAGGGATGGAGCCTGGATGCCGCGCGCAGCGAGATGATAGACGGCGGATACGGCTTTCACTCCATGTGGCAGGATATCGCAGGCTTTTTGACGCCGCAAAACGAGGCACTCGTAAGAGCCGAGCTTGGAATTTAG
- a CDS encoding SMI1/KNR4 family protein, producing MENLLLAQLREALPQGMRVPSELEALYAWIEANSFYDDVGGRRRGYLYPQDRLRQSWSGDEREGGTDIVFFTDEPKNRDEELRYWFYGEDRELAAEIKQRLCVFAGSGSEGSMCALWLDDAGETKIVHMGSGSGSTMTCVLANSGLDFLRLLAIGYDEICWDEDFSAPPNSEDDDFIVHPNEKFQQRVTQMFKTTIPQTALELVAPAHLDDENPSDEFLIWVNRVAE from the coding sequence GTGGAAAATTTATTACTGGCGCAGCTGCGCGAAGCGCTACCGCAGGGCATGCGCGTGCCAAGCGAACTTGAGGCGCTTTATGCGTGGATCGAAGCAAACAGCTTTTATGACGACGTTGGCGGGCGCAGACGCGGCTATCTCTACCCGCAGGATCGGCTACGGCAGAGCTGGAGCGGCGATGAGCGCGAGGGCGGCACGGACATCGTATTTTTCACGGATGAGCCGAAAAATCGCGACGAGGAGCTAAGGTATTGGTTTTACGGCGAGGATCGCGAGCTTGCCGCGGAGATCAAGCAGCGGCTTTGCGTGTTCGCGGGCAGCGGCTCGGAGGGCTCGATGTGCGCGCTGTGGCTGGACGATGCGGGCGAGACGAAGATCGTGCACATGGGCTCCGGCTCGGGCTCGACGATGACCTGCGTTTTGGCTAACAGCGGGCTTGATTTTTTGCGATTGCTTGCGATCGGATACGACGAGATCTGCTGGGATGAGGATTTTAGCGCGCCGCCAAACAGCGAGGATGACGATTTTATCGTGCATCCAAACGAGAAATTTCAGCAGCGGGTAACACAGATGTTTAAAACGACGATCCCGCAAACTGCGCTTGAGCTCGTCGCGCCCGCGCATCTAGACGACGAGAACCCGAGCGACGAGTTTTTGATCTGGGTAAATCGCGTCGCAGAGTGA
- a CDS encoding NAD(P)H-dependent oxidoreductase, producing the protein MKNLIIIAHPDMASSHANKAWREVAKKQADKFDIHEIYAAYPNGKIDVAREQELLLSHDKIIIQFPLYWYSYPPLLKRWFDDVFAYGWAYGSTGDKLKGKEFALAITIGDEQNNYKKDGTIGFCIEEVITPFKCAMNFTGAKLLPCHFGYGFSFHPDSEYIAKSAEKYEEFLAKF; encoded by the coding sequence ATGAAAAACCTAATCATCATCGCTCATCCCGATATGGCAAGCTCGCACGCAAACAAGGCGTGGCGCGAGGTAGCCAAAAAGCAAGCGGATAAATTTGATATTCACGAAATTTACGCTGCTTATCCGAACGGCAAAATCGATGTTGCGCGCGAACAGGAGTTACTTTTAAGCCACGATAAAATTATCATTCAGTTTCCACTTTATTGGTACAGCTATCCGCCGCTTTTAAAGCGATGGTTCGACGATGTATTTGCCTACGGCTGGGCTTACGGCAGCACCGGCGACAAGCTAAAAGGTAAAGAATTTGCCCTAGCGATCACTATCGGCGACGAGCAAAATAACTATAAAAAAGACGGCACGATCGGATTTTGCATAGAAGAAGTTATCACACCTTTTAAATGCGCTATGAATTTTACGGGTGCTAAACTGCTGCCGTGCCACTTCGGCTATGGATTTTCATTTCATCCAGATAGCGAATATATCGCAAAAAGTGCAGAAAAATACGAAGAATTTTTAGCAAAATTTTAA
- a CDS encoding anaerobic C4-dicarboxylate transporter: protein MDFMVILQFIVLLGGIYLGVKLGGMGVGYAGGLGVVVLAILGMKVDMKDIPIDVILIIASVISAITALQVAGGLDYLVQVASKILRKNPKQINFLAPIVTYLLTILAGTGHTAFSMIPVIVEVAKTQNIKPSAPLALSVVSSQVAITASPISAAFVAMSGLCEKLGVSYPKLLFICISTTFVAMIITAFIVNKFYDLDLSKDPVYKERLSKGLVAEIKAEEYKEPKPYAKRSVAIFAVGVLIVVCYALAISKSVGLVEKPILSRDSAIISFMLTIGFLIAVLCKIDTGKLLSTSTFQSGMNACICVIGIAWLGTTFVNGHIDSIKEVAKNVVTQYPFVLAVALYFLSCLLYSQAATTKVMMPAVAAALGMTSPENSGQIWILVASFAAVSGLFVLPTYPTTLGAIAMDDTGTTRVGKFVFNHSFFLPGTIMVALSVALGFLVAPALI from the coding sequence ATGGACTTTATGGTGATATTGCAATTTATCGTGTTGCTAGGCGGCATCTACCTAGGCGTTAAGCTAGGCGGCATGGGCGTCGGTTATGCAGGCGGCTTGGGCGTTGTCGTCCTAGCCATTTTGGGCATGAAGGTCGATATGAAGGATATCCCGATTGACGTTATCCTAATTATCGCATCGGTAATCTCCGCGATTACGGCGCTACAAGTCGCAGGCGGACTTGATTATTTGGTTCAGGTTGCATCTAAAATTTTAAGGAAAAATCCTAAGCAGATCAACTTCCTAGCGCCTATCGTTACCTATCTACTTACGATACTTGCGGGTACCGGACATACTGCGTTTTCTATGATCCCTGTTATCGTAGAGGTCGCAAAGACGCAGAACATCAAGCCTTCCGCTCCTCTTGCGCTTTCGGTCGTCTCGTCTCAGGTAGCGATCACTGCGAGCCCTATTTCGGCGGCATTCGTCGCTATGAGCGGTCTGTGCGAGAAGCTAGGCGTTAGCTATCCTAAGCTTTTGTTTATCTGCATCTCTACTACCTTCGTAGCTATGATCATCACGGCTTTCATCGTAAATAAATTCTACGATCTCGATCTTTCAAAAGACCCTGTTTACAAAGAGAGACTTTCAAAAGGTCTCGTAGCCGAGATCAAAGCCGAGGAGTATAAAGAGCCGAAGCCTTATGCGAAAAGATCGGTTGCGATATTTGCTGTCGGCGTTTTGATCGTCGTTTGCTATGCGCTTGCGATCTCAAAGAGCGTCGGTTTGGTGGAAAAACCAATCCTTTCAAGAGATAGTGCGATCATCAGCTTTATGCTAACTATCGGCTTTCTTATCGCTGTTTTGTGCAAGATCGATACGGGCAAACTGCTCTCTACCAGCACTTTCCAAAGCGGTATGAATGCGTGCATCTGCGTCATCGGTATCGCATGGCTCGGTACTACTTTCGTAAACGGTCACATCGACAGCATCAAAGAGGTAGCTAAAAACGTCGTTACGCAGTATCCTTTCGTACTAGCCGTCGCGCTATATTTCCTAAGCTGCTTGCTATACTCGCAGGCTGCAACCACAAAGGTTATGATGCCTGCCGTTGCTGCCGCGCTTGGAATGACTAGCCCTGAAAATTCCGGTCAAATTTGGATCTTAGTCGCATCGTTCGCAGCCGTTTCAGGCTTGTTCGTGCTCCCTACCTATCCTACGACGCTCGGCGCGATCGCGATGGACGATACTGGAACAACCAGAGTCGGTAAATTTGTATTTAACCACTCGTTTTTCCTTCCGGGAACCATTATGGTTGCGCTTTCGGTTGCTCTAGGATTTTTAGTAGCTCCTGCGCTAATCTAA
- a CDS encoding aspartate ammonia-lyase, which produces MAKTRKEHDFIGELEISDDFYYGVQTFRALENFHLSGRALKDYPFFIKAFAQIKKAAALANKEVGVLDAQKADAIAKACDRLIAGEFRDQFVVDMIQGGAGTSTNMNTNEVITNIALESMGHKKGEYQYLHPNDHTNLGQSTNDTYPSSIKVAAYAKLTDLLKAMENLKKELEVKAKEYKDVIKMGRTELEDAVPTTLGNTFNAFATYIKTDIALIKAARESMTYLNMGATAIGTGINCHPDYKNVVEKKLGEITGVKFKAAEDFIAATQDTADFVHVSGALKTAAVRLSKIANDLRLMNSGPRCGLGEIELPKMQPGSSIMPGKVNPVIAEVVGEACYEVIGNDVTIMLCSERGEFELNAFEPGIAYALFNSIVLLENAMNTLAEKAIKHLKANPEACLKSVLNSVGIVTAFNPYIGYEKSASIAKEALQTGKSVGEICLERGYLKKEEIDKILEPKSMLNPHMSKK; this is translated from the coding sequence ATGGCAAAGACCAGAAAAGAACACGATTTCATCGGGGAATTAGAAATTTCCGACGATTTTTACTACGGTGTGCAAACATTTAGGGCACTAGAGAACTTCCACCTAAGCGGACGAGCGCTCAAAGACTATCCATTTTTTATCAAGGCATTTGCACAAATCAAAAAAGCAGCTGCACTAGCCAATAAAGAGGTCGGAGTCCTAGACGCGCAAAAAGCCGATGCGATTGCAAAAGCTTGCGACAGGCTCATCGCAGGAGAGTTCAGAGATCAATTCGTAGTCGATATGATCCAAGGCGGCGCCGGAACTTCGACGAATATGAATACCAACGAGGTCATTACCAATATAGCTTTGGAGAGCATGGGACATAAAAAGGGCGAATACCAATACCTCCATCCAAACGATCACACAAATTTGGGTCAAAGCACCAACGATACCTATCCTAGCTCGATCAAAGTCGCCGCTTACGCCAAGCTAACCGATCTATTAAAAGCTATGGAAAATTTGAAAAAAGAGCTTGAAGTTAAAGCCAAAGAATACAAAGATGTCATCAAAATGGGAAGGACGGAGCTTGAGGACGCCGTTCCTACTACTCTTGGAAACACTTTCAATGCTTTTGCTACCTACATCAAAACCGATATCGCACTTATCAAAGCTGCTAGAGAGTCGATGACTTACCTAAATATGGGCGCTACGGCGATTGGTACGGGCATCAACTGCCACCCTGATTACAAAAACGTAGTCGAGAAAAAACTGGGCGAGATCACCGGCGTTAAATTTAAAGCCGCAGAGGACTTCATCGCCGCCACACAAGACACTGCGGACTTCGTCCACGTTAGCGGCGCGTTAAAAACAGCAGCCGTCCGCCTAAGTAAAATCGCAAACGACCTACGTCTTATGAACTCCGGTCCTAGATGCGGTCTAGGCGAAATCGAGCTTCCTAAGATGCAACCGGGCAGCTCCATCATGCCGGGCAAAGTAAACCCAGTCATCGCTGAGGTTGTAGGCGAGGCTTGCTATGAGGTAATCGGCAACGACGTTACGATTATGCTTTGCTCCGAGCGCGGAGAATTCGAGCTTAATGCGTTTGAGCCTGGCATCGCATATGCGTTATTTAACTCGATCGTGCTTTTGGAAAATGCGATGAATACACTAGCTGAAAAAGCTATCAAACATCTAAAAGCAAATCCTGAAGCTTGCCTAAAATCGGTGCTAAATTCCGTCGGTATCGTTACTGCATTCAATCCTTACATCGGCTACGAAAAATCTGCAAGTATCGCCAAAGAGGCACTTCAGACCGGAAAATCCGTCGGCGAAATCTGCCTAGAGCGCGGATATTTAAAAAAAGAGGAGATCGATAAGATCCTAGAGCCTAAATCTATGCTCAACCCACATATGAGCAAAAAATAG
- a CDS encoding DedA family protein yields the protein MLSNIVNFIVEFVAGWGYLGIFVMMFLESSFFPFPSEVVMIPAGYLASKSQMSFALAFVCGLGGSITGALFNYYLCYFFGRKIIAKYGKYVGITEEKFAKFEAFFNRHGEISTFNCRLIPGIRQYISLPAGLAKMNVARFVLFTGLGAAIWTLILMSLGYFIGENEELIKQDLHLITIALFAVVIIISLLYIYFIKRKK from the coding sequence ATGCTTTCTAATATCGTAAATTTTATCGTAGAATTTGTCGCAGGTTGGGGATACCTTGGCATTTTTGTGATGATGTTTTTAGAAAGCAGCTTCTTTCCCTTCCCAAGTGAAGTAGTGATGATCCCTGCAGGCTATCTGGCCTCAAAATCGCAGATGAGCTTTGCTCTAGCATTTGTTTGTGGGCTTGGCGGCAGCATCACCGGCGCGCTGTTTAATTACTATCTATGCTACTTTTTTGGACGTAAGATTATCGCTAAATACGGCAAATACGTAGGCATCACCGAGGAGAAATTTGCAAAATTCGAAGCTTTTTTTAACCGCCATGGCGAAATTTCAACGTTTAACTGCCGCCTAATCCCTGGCATCCGTCAATACATCAGCCTTCCTGCGGGGCTTGCAAAGATGAATGTCGCGCGCTTCGTGCTATTTACCGGGCTTGGAGCTGCGATTTGGACACTAATACTGATGAGCTTAGGATATTTCATCGGCGAAAACGAGGAGCTAATCAAGCAAGATCTGCATCTAATTACGATCGCTCTGTTCGCTGTCGTCATTATAATCTCGCTCCTATATATTTATTTTATAAAACGCAAAAAATAG
- a CDS encoding peptidylprolyl isomerase, with amino-acid sequence MKRILSFSFVAAMAISSLNAGVLATAKDANITITDEDVAPFLAQGMQHGGQEPTADEKKKLIDDLIKYKLLIAEAKKSGIENSDEYKHQLELAKDGIAFNLWQREQAKDVSISDEEAKKIYDENKQNFMQPDSVTASHILVADEKAAKNAIAKLSKVKKENLKEEFNKLAKEISIDPSAKENGGDLGSFGKGMMVPEFEKAAFALKDGEMSKTPVKTQFGYHIIYKESSKKAETMPFEKVKDLIKNQLLPSKVNKKIDDKANELFGKLNIEYAK; translated from the coding sequence ATGAAAAGAATTTTATCTTTCAGCTTTGTTGCCGCTATGGCTATATCTTCGCTTAATGCAGGCGTTTTGGCTACTGCAAAAGACGCAAATATCACTATTACGGATGAGGATGTTGCACCGTTTTTGGCTCAAGGTATGCAGCACGGCGGACAGGAACCAACCGCCGATGAGAAGAAAAAACTAATCGACGATCTGATCAAATACAAACTTCTAATCGCAGAGGCGAAAAAATCAGGTATTGAAAACAGCGACGAATATAAACATCAGCTAGAGCTAGCTAAAGATGGCATAGCATTTAATCTATGGCAACGCGAACAGGCTAAAGACGTAAGCATCAGCGACGAGGAAGCTAAAAAAATTTATGATGAAAATAAACAGAATTTCATGCAACCAGATTCCGTTACTGCAAGCCATATCTTAGTAGCAGACGAAAAGGCTGCTAAAAACGCGATTGCGAAGCTATCAAAAGTCAAAAAAGAGAATTTAAAAGAGGAATTTAATAAGCTAGCTAAAGAAATTTCAATCGATCCAAGTGCGAAAGAAAATGGTGGCGATTTGGGCTCTTTTGGCAAAGGCATGATGGTGCCGGAGTTTGAAAAAGCGGCGTTTGCGCTAAAAGATGGTGAGATGAGCAAAACGCCGGTAAAGACGCAATTCGGATATCATATAATCTACAAAGAAAGCAGCAAAAAGGCTGAGACTATGCCGTTTGAAAAGGTAAAAGATCTCATCAAAAATCAATTACTTCCAAGCAAAGTAAATAAAAAAATCGATGACAAGGCTAATGAGCTATTCGGCAAACTAAACATCGAATACGCAAAATAG
- a CDS encoding MetQ/NlpA family ABC transporter substrate-binding protein, with amino-acid sequence MKKFLLASLLSASVVSFALAEKIVVAATPIPHAEILEQIKPDLKAQGYDLEVKVFNDYVTPNLATDSGDVDAGFFQHVPYMEEFNANKGTKLKATVGVHLEPMGIYSHKIKNLKDLKNGAKVAVPNDPTNESRALDLLVAAGLIEVDQNAKLRTPLDVTKNPKNLEILELEGAALPRTLGDVDIAVINSNFAFNANLNPIKDSLFLEKAEGNPYTNVISVKEGNENSPKIKALDKAIQSEKVKKFIETQYKGAIIPSF; translated from the coding sequence ATGAAGAAATTTCTTCTCGCTTCGCTTCTTAGCGCTAGCGTCGTCAGCTTCGCTCTTGCCGAAAAAATCGTAGTCGCCGCTACTCCGATACCGCATGCCGAAATTTTAGAGCAGATCAAGCCCGATCTAAAAGCCCAAGGCTACGATCTTGAAGTAAAAGTTTTCAACGACTACGTAACCCCGAACCTCGCTACCGACAGCGGCGACGTGGATGCGGGATTTTTCCAGCACGTGCCGTATATGGAGGAATTTAACGCCAATAAAGGCACGAAGTTAAAAGCGACCGTGGGCGTGCATTTAGAGCCGATGGGCATCTACAGCCATAAGATTAAAAATTTAAAAGATCTTAAAAACGGTGCTAAAGTTGCCGTGCCAAACGATCCGACTAACGAAAGCCGCGCTCTTGATCTACTCGTAGCCGCGGGGCTCATCGAAGTTGATCAAAATGCCAAGCTTCGCACGCCGTTAGATGTCACGAAAAACCCTAAAAATTTAGAAATTTTAGAGCTTGAGGGCGCCGCACTTCCACGCACTCTGGGCGATGTAGATATTGCGGTTATCAACTCAAATTTTGCCTTTAACGCAAATTTAAACCCGATCAAAGATTCGCTATTTTTAGAAAAGGCTGAGGGCAACCCTTATACAAATGTTATTAGCGTTAAAGAAGGCAACGAAAACAGCCCTAAGATCAAGGCGCTAGATAAAGCGATTCAAAGCGAGAAAGTGAAAAAATTTATCGAGACGCAATATAAAGGCGCAATCATCCCGTCGTTTTAA
- a CDS encoding valine--tRNA ligase — MADFYDAKAVEESFYKIWEQRGYFEIDGNKDIQQKGKNFCIMMPPPNVTGVLHIGHSLTFTLQDIMTRYKRMDGYKTLWQPGLDHAGIATQNVVERELLAQGIKKEAIGREEFLKHVWRWKEQSGGQIVKQMKRLGVTPAWSRQRFTMDEGLKNAVRKAFVNLYNAGLIVRGNYMVNWCTHDGALSDVEVEHKENKGKLYYLRYYFADEQDKFIVVATTRPETYFGDTAVMVNPADERYKNLIGKKVVLPLIGREIEIIADEYVDMSFGTGAVKVTPAHDTNDYEVGKRHELEFITVFDEKGILNEQCGKFRGLERLTARDQIVAELERLGFIEKIEDYENQVGYCYRCKNVVEPYISQQWFVRADIAKEAISKVNSGEAEFFPKHWINSFNAWMRELKDWCISRQLWWGHRIPVFYCDCGHQWADERESPDVCPKCGGKNFTQDPDVLDTWFSSGLWPISTLGWGNGEALKNEKWFEEDLSEFYPNTMLITGFDILFFWVARMMFQCQNAMGELPFRDIYLHALVKDKDGKKMSKSSKNVVDPLLKIDEFSADILRFTLTILCVQGRDLRLSDDKLLIYRNFTNKLYNASKFLLLNASKFDDLDAAQIKTSLGKYMLSRFSCCVGAVRENLDEYRFNDAATELYKFFWDEFCDWGIELSKADKAAIGELGMIFKEAMKLLSPFMPFLSEYLYQELSGTKLQDARSIMVMRYPQPGGRDERIEELFSLLTEAIVSIRRAKATIELGNARVAKAYVKSAVDLSAAADYIKTLAKVDEVEFTQQNIANSARDVSERLETFVPLEGVDLSGVISRLSAQKAKLQKEIEKLSAMLGNEKFISSAPADVVAANREALQSAQEKFAKVCDELKAFGE, encoded by the coding sequence ATGGCAGATTTTTACGACGCGAAAGCCGTAGAGGAGAGCTTTTATAAAATTTGGGAGCAGCGCGGTTATTTCGAGATCGACGGCAATAAAGATATCCAGCAAAAAGGTAAAAACTTTTGCATTATGATGCCCCCTCCAAACGTCACTGGAGTGCTTCATATCGGGCATTCTCTCACTTTTACGCTACAAGACATAATGACGCGATACAAGCGAATGGACGGTTACAAAACGCTGTGGCAGCCGGGGTTAGATCACGCAGGTATCGCGACGCAAAATGTCGTCGAGCGCGAGCTTTTGGCGCAAGGGATTAAAAAAGAAGCGATCGGGCGCGAAGAGTTTTTAAAGCACGTTTGGCGCTGGAAGGAGCAAAGCGGCGGGCAGATCGTAAAGCAGATGAAGCGCCTTGGCGTCACGCCTGCGTGGAGCAGGCAGCGATTTACGATGGATGAAGGGCTTAAAAACGCCGTGCGCAAAGCCTTCGTAAACTTATACAACGCGGGGCTCATCGTGCGCGGAAACTACATGGTAAATTGGTGCACGCACGACGGCGCGCTAAGCGATGTAGAGGTCGAGCACAAGGAGAACAAGGGCAAGCTTTATTATTTGCGTTATTACTTCGCGGACGAGCAAGATAAATTTATCGTAGTGGCTACTACGCGCCCCGAGACCTATTTCGGCGACACCGCCGTCATGGTAAATCCCGCGGACGAACGCTATAAAAATTTGATCGGCAAAAAAGTCGTGCTGCCGCTAATCGGCCGCGAGATAGAGATCATCGCCGACGAATACGTCGATATGAGCTTCGGAACGGGTGCCGTGAAGGTCACGCCAGCGCACGACACCAACGACTACGAGGTCGGCAAGCGCCACGAGCTGGAATTTATCACGGTATTTGACGAAAAAGGAATTTTAAACGAGCAGTGCGGTAAATTCAGAGGCTTAGAGCGACTAACCGCGCGCGATCAGATCGTAGCGGAGCTCGAACGGCTGGGCTTTATCGAAAAAATCGAGGACTACGAAAATCAAGTCGGCTACTGCTACCGCTGCAAAAACGTCGTCGAGCCGTACATCTCGCAGCAGTGGTTCGTGCGCGCAGATATCGCAAAAGAGGCGATCTCTAAGGTAAATTCCGGCGAGGCGGAATTTTTCCCGAAGCACTGGATTAATAGCTTCAACGCCTGGATGCGTGAGCTGAAGGACTGGTGTATCAGCCGCCAGCTGTGGTGGGGGCATAGAATTCCCGTTTTTTACTGCGACTGCGGCCATCAGTGGGCAGATGAGCGCGAGAGCCCTGATGTCTGCCCGAAATGCGGCGGCAAAAATTTTACTCAAGATCCCGACGTGCTCGATACATGGTTTTCAAGCGGTCTTTGGCCGATCAGCACGCTTGGCTGGGGCAATGGCGAGGCATTGAAAAACGAGAAGTGGTTCGAAGAGGATTTGAGCGAATTTTATCCAAACACCATGCTAATTACGGGCTTTGACATTTTGTTTTTCTGGGTCGCGCGCATGATGTTTCAGTGCCAAAACGCCATGGGCGAGCTGCCGTTTCGCGACATCTATCTGCATGCCTTGGTTAAGGACAAAGACGGCAAAAAGATGAGCAAATCGAGCAAAAACGTAGTCGATCCGCTGCTAAAGATAGATGAATTTAGCGCAGATATTTTGCGCTTTACGCTTACAATTTTGTGCGTGCAGGGGCGCGATCTGCGCCTTAGCGACGACAAGCTATTGATATATCGAAATTTTACGAATAAGCTTTATAACGCGAGCAAATTTTTGCTTTTAAACGCTTCTAAATTCGACGATTTAGATGCGGCGCAGATCAAAACGAGCCTCGGCAAATATATGCTTTCGCGCTTTAGCTGCTGCGTGGGTGCGGTGCGGGAAAATTTGGACGAATACCGCTTCAACGACGCTGCGACCGAGCTTTATAAGTTTTTTTGGGACGAGTTTTGCGACTGGGGCATCGAGCTTAGCAAAGCGGACAAGGCCGCGATAGGCGAGCTGGGGATGATTTTTAAAGAAGCGATGAAGCTGCTAAGCCCGTTTATGCCGTTTCTAAGCGAGTATCTGTATCAGGAGCTAAGCGGCACGAAGCTGCAAGACGCGCGCTCCATCATGGTGATGCGATACCCGCAGCCGGGTGGGCGCGATGAGCGGATCGAGGAGCTATTTTCGCTTCTTACCGAAGCGATCGTTAGTATTCGCCGCGCAAAGGCGACGATCGAGCTCGGCAATGCGCGCGTAGCAAAAGCCTACGTTAAATCCGCAGTCGATCTAAGCGCCGCCGCAGACTACATTAAAACGCTTGCCAAGGTAGATGAAGTGGAATTTACGCAGCAAAATATTGCAAATTCCGCTCGCGACGTAAGCGAGAGGTTGGAAACTTTCGTGCCACTTGAGGGAGTCGATCTTAGCGGCGTGATTTCGCGCCTTAGCGCGCAAAAAGCCAAGCTGCAAAAAGAGATCGAAAAGCTCTCTGCAATGCTTGGCAATGAAAAATTTATCTCCTCCGCGCCCGCTGACGTCGTCGCCGCAAACCGCGAAGCGTTGCAAAGCGCGCAGGAAAAATTCGCCAAAGTATGCGACGAATTAAAGGCGTTTGGCGAGTAG